In a genomic window of Streptomyces katrae:
- the katG gene encoding catalase/peroxidase HPI: protein MSEKQTEGCPVAHGRAAHPTQGGGNRQWWPDSLNLKILAKNPAVANPLGEEFDYAEAFKTLDLPAVKQDIAEVLTTSQDWWPADFGHYGPFMVRMAWHSAGTYRISDGRGGAGAGQQRFAPLNSWPDNGNLDKARRLLWPVKKKYGRSLSWADLMILAGNVALETMGFKTFGFGGGRADVWEPDEDVYWGPETTWLGDQRYTGDRELEDPLGAVQMGLIYVNPEGPNGTPDPIAAARDIRETFHRMAMNDEETVALIAGGHTFGKTHGAGPAESVGEAPEGAPMSAQGLGWANAHGTGKGGDTITSGLEGIWTDTPTTWDNSFFDILFGYEWELFKSPAGAHQWRPKDGAGAGTVPDAHDPSKTHAPTMLTTDLSLRFDPVYEPIARRFQADPDAFADAFARAWYKLTHRDMGPVVRYLGPEVPAEQLLWQDPLPARTYEPVGAAEIADLKARVLASDLSVSDLVSVAWAAASSFRGSDKRGGANGGRIRLQPQIGWEVNEPDRLAAVLRTLEGIRRSFNEGRSDGRQVSVADLVVLAGGAAVEKAAKDAGFDVEVPFSPGRVDASQEQTDVESFAALEPAADGFRNYLGKGNRLPAEYLLLDKANLLTLSAPEMTVLVGGLRVLGANHGQSSLGVLTDTPGTLTNDFFVNLLDLGTTWTAVSEDETSFEGRDASTGAVRWTGSRADLVFGSNSELRALAEVYASDDAKEKFVKDFVAAWAKVMDLDRFDLV, encoded by the coding sequence ATGTCTGAGAAGCAAACCGAAGGCTGCCCCGTCGCCCACGGTCGCGCCGCGCACCCGACCCAGGGCGGCGGAAACCGCCAGTGGTGGCCGGATTCGCTCAACCTGAAGATCCTCGCGAAGAACCCCGCCGTGGCGAACCCACTGGGCGAGGAGTTCGACTACGCCGAGGCGTTCAAGACCCTCGACCTCCCCGCGGTCAAGCAGGACATCGCGGAGGTCCTGACGACCTCGCAGGACTGGTGGCCCGCCGACTTCGGCCACTACGGCCCCTTCATGGTCCGGATGGCCTGGCACAGCGCGGGCACCTACCGGATCAGCGACGGCCGCGGCGGTGCCGGGGCCGGCCAGCAGCGGTTCGCGCCCCTCAACAGCTGGCCGGACAACGGCAACCTGGACAAGGCCCGCCGCCTGCTGTGGCCGGTGAAGAAGAAGTACGGGCGCAGCCTCTCGTGGGCCGACCTGATGATCCTGGCGGGCAACGTCGCCCTGGAGACGATGGGCTTCAAGACCTTCGGCTTCGGCGGCGGGCGCGCGGACGTCTGGGAGCCCGACGAGGACGTGTACTGGGGCCCGGAGACCACCTGGCTCGGCGACCAGCGCTACACCGGCGACCGTGAGCTGGAGGACCCGCTGGGCGCGGTGCAGATGGGCCTGATCTACGTGAACCCGGAGGGCCCGAACGGCACCCCGGACCCGATCGCCGCCGCGCGCGACATACGTGAAACGTTTCATCGGATGGCGATGAACGACGAGGAAACGGTTGCCCTGATCGCGGGCGGCCACACCTTCGGCAAGACCCACGGCGCGGGCCCGGCGGAGAGCGTCGGCGAGGCCCCGGAGGGCGCCCCGATGTCGGCGCAGGGCCTGGGCTGGGCGAATGCGCACGGCACCGGCAAGGGCGGGGACACGATCACCAGCGGTCTCGAGGGCATCTGGACCGACACCCCGACCACCTGGGACAACAGCTTCTTCGACATCCTCTTCGGCTACGAGTGGGAGCTGTTCAAGAGCCCGGCCGGCGCCCACCAGTGGCGGCCGAAGGACGGGGCCGGGGCGGGCACCGTGCCCGATGCGCACGACCCGTCCAAGACGCACGCCCCGACGATGCTGACCACCGACCTGTCGCTGCGCTTCGACCCGGTCTACGAGCCGATCGCGCGCCGTTTCCAGGCCGACCCGGACGCGTTCGCGGACGCCTTCGCCCGCGCCTGGTACAAGCTGACCCACCGCGACATGGGCCCCGTCGTCCGCTACCTGGGCCCGGAGGTGCCGGCCGAGCAGCTGCTGTGGCAGGACCCGCTGCCGGCCCGGACGTACGAGCCCGTCGGCGCAGCCGAGATCGCCGACCTCAAGGCCCGCGTGCTGGCCTCGGACCTGTCGGTGTCCGACCTGGTGTCCGTCGCCTGGGCGGCCGCCTCCTCCTTCCGCGGCAGCGACAAGCGCGGCGGTGCCAACGGCGGGCGCATCCGCCTCCAGCCCCAGATCGGCTGGGAGGTCAACGAGCCCGACCGGCTGGCCGCGGTGCTGCGCACCCTGGAGGGGATCCGGCGCTCCTTCAACGAGGGCCGCTCGGACGGCCGGCAGGTCTCGGTGGCCGACCTGGTGGTGCTCGCGGGCGGCGCGGCCGTCGAGAAGGCCGCGAAGGACGCGGGCTTCGACGTCGAGGTGCCCTTCAGCCCGGGCCGGGTGGACGCCTCGCAGGAGCAGACGGACGTGGAGTCCTTCGCCGCGCTGGAGCCGGCGGCCGACGGCTTCCGCAACTACCTGGGCAAGGGCAACCGGCTGCCGGCCGAGTACCTGCTGCTCGACAAGGCGAACCTGCTGACGCTGAGCGCGCCCGAGATGACGGTCCTCGTCGGCGGCCTGCGCGTCCTCGGCGCGAACCACGGGCAGTCCTCGCTGGGCGTCCTCACGGACACCCCCGGGACGCTGACCAACGACTTCTTCGTCAACCTGCTCGACCTGGGCACGACGTGGACGGCGGTCTCCGAGGACGAGACCTCCTTCGAGGGCCGTGACGCCTCCACGGGCGCGGTCAGGTGGACGGGCAGCCGGGCGGACCTGGTCTTCGGGTCCAACTCCGAGCTGCGCGCCCTGGCGGAGGTCTACGCGAGCGACGACGCGAAGGAGAAGTTCGTCAAGGACTTCGTCGCGGCGTGGGCCAAGGTGATGGACCTGGACCGCTTCGACCTCGTCTGA
- a CDS encoding Fur family transcriptional regulator gives MSDLLERLRSRGWRMTAQRRVVAEVLDGDHVHLTADEVHARAAARLPEISRATVYKALGELVALGEVAEVSTDGRAKRYDPNARRPHQHLVCSGCGTIRDVHPAGDPLAGFPESERMGFTVSRVEVTYRGLCPSCA, from the coding sequence ATGAGTGACCTGCTGGAACGACTTCGAAGCCGCGGCTGGCGGATGACCGCGCAGCGCCGCGTCGTCGCCGAGGTCCTGGACGGGGACCACGTGCACCTCACCGCGGACGAGGTCCACGCCCGCGCGGCCGCGCGGCTGCCCGAGATCTCCCGGGCGACCGTCTACAAGGCCCTGGGGGAGCTGGTCGCCCTCGGCGAGGTCGCGGAGGTCTCCACGGACGGGCGCGCCAAACGCTACGACCCCAACGCGCGCCGGCCGCACCAGCACCTGGTCTGCTCCGGCTGCGGGACGATCCGCGACGTCCACCCGGCCGGGGACCCGCTGGCCGGATTCCCGGAATCGGAGCGCATGGGATTCACGGTGTCCAGGGTCGAGGTCACCTACCGCGGCCTCTGTCCGTCCTGCGCCTGA